GTTAGCTCCCAAATCGCAAGGCATGAGAAGCTAAAAAAGCGCATGCTTGGCCTCCTTGTCGGGGAGCTCGTTGATTCATCGACCTCTGACTCCCTAGATTTCTCACAGCACATGGCAAGAATCGTGCACGACAGGAATCAGGTCGTGCACCATTTCAACGAGACCTACGGTCAGCAGCTCAGCACGGGTAGCGCAGATGAGGTAAAGGCTTCGTTGCAGTCTGTGCTGGCCAATCTAACCAACCTAAAATCAGTCACGGAACAAATGATGGCAATCGTCCTCGAAGGCCTGCGGGACATAACTTTCGCCAATACGCCGGAACAGACTCAAATGGCGGATCTTTGTGCCTCGTTCCGCCAACAAATTGCAAGCTAACAGTTCATTCAAGCCGAGCCCGCGAAGTCCAATTTCCAAGCAGAGCCGCAGTTCGATCTCCATCAGTATCTGGCTCACGCGTTGCGGGCCGGCTTAATTCCGGTGTTAGGCCTTGCTTCCCGCACTATTGTTGCCGGGTTCCAGGCGATCTGTAGCGCATCGCTTATCCGCAGCGTTTGCACCTCGCACGCGCGGTGCAGGCATCGGCAGTCAGCCCTGCAGCGCCTCGGCTTCGGACTGACGCTACTCTCCGCAAGATTCGACCGGCCGAGTCGGCTTCGGACAGGGCGCTGTGAGAGTTCTTGGCCGCGCGAGTCGCTGGTTTTTTGCTTCGGTCCCGGCAAGTGCCAGCCGCAGGCCAATCGGCCAGACTTGTTGTAGTGTTCGGCTCAGGGGTTGGGCTGTCGCAAGGTCGGGCGCAAGCTCGGAGTGCGGCGGCCTAACAAATCGTTCAAGCCGAAGCCGCTTCGTTACGCAAAACACATGGCAGGTAAAGCTTGCCATGCGTTTCGCTCCACTACGCGTCTCGGCTTAACTCTGGCGTTAGGTGCATGCGACGGGTTCGACGGATATGATTGTTCGATACAAAGGAGAAACATCATGAAAGGCTTCGTACAGGACATTGAGAGTATTGCCGTTAAGAACGACGAGTTTCGTCAGGTGCTGTACACGGCGAAGAATTGCCAGCTTGTCATCATGGCATTAAAGCCCAACGAAGAGATTGGGGCGGAAGTTCACACGCTGGATCAGTTCTTTCGCGTGGAGGAAGGTGCCGGGGAAGCGATTCTTGACGGTGTCCGGACAGCGATCAAAGCCGGTTTTGGGATCATTGTTCCGGCCGGGGCAAACCACAACATCATCAATACTGGAAACGCCCCCCTCAAGCTCTACACAATCTACGCGCCTCCCAATCACCGAGACGGCGTTATTCACCATACCCGCGAGGATGCGGAGGCTGACAACGAGCACTTTGACGGCAAGACGACGGAATGACTTCTGGTCGACCGATGGCCCGGATGTTCTGTGTTGAGGAGCATGCGCCTAACAATTCATTCAAGCCGAACCCGCTTCGCGGGTCGGCTTAACTCAGGCGTTAGGCGCTTGTGGAGGTCTCAATGCGATTCCTAGTTGTTGATTGCGAAACGACGGGGCTCGAAGATGTCGATGAGCCCATCACAATCGGCGCGATCTTGTGCGATTTTTCCGCGTCTAGAGATGGCGAGGTGATCGAGACGTATTACTCGGAGCAGCAGCCATCACGCCCAATCTCAATCCAGGCGATGGCAACGCACGGCATTTATGATGAAGACTTGGCGGGAAAAGCCTTCGACCTAGCACGTTTTAACCAGCTAGTGGAAAGCGCTGACGTGATAATTGCTCACAACGCCCGCTTTGATGCAAGAATGCTTTTCAAAGTTTCGCCTCAAATTATTGGCAAGAACTGGCGCTGTACGTTTAATCAAATTACCTATCCAAGCGAACTCAATCGAGAGAGTCTCGATTATTTATGCCTTCAATGCAAAGTGGAGCGCCGCAATCCACATAATGCACTCAATGACTGCGAAAGTTTGCTCGGCGTCCTAAACACAAGGCTCGGAAAGACCAAGCGGAGTAACACTCATCTCGGCCGAGTCCTTGCAGAACCAGAGTGGCGAGTGTTCTCGCGGCGAAATCCAATGCTACGGCTCGAGAGCACCGACGGGATTGTTTTTTCGGAGATAAATGAGCCGCGTATACTCGAATGCGCTGAGACCTCGCCTATACAACTATGGACCAAAGATCACTTGGACTTTGTGGTCGGCTACTTCCGCTACGGCCATTATCACGGAAGACAAGGCGAGCTCTTTCGGTTTAGAAAAGTGGATAACCCGCACATCGCTTGCGCTACGGACGAGGCTCTGGACTACATGGTCAAGAAGTTCACTGACGCGTCTGTGATTATCGGGCCAAGCGGCTAACAATTCGTTCAAGCCGATGCCGCTTCGCAGCACGGCTTAACTCAGGTGTTAGGCAGCAAGAACAATGAGGATCGCTGCGATGGAAATTCAGCAATTTCAAAATCGAGTTAGTGAATACATCAAGTCTCATCCACATGAAGTGGGCTTCTTATGTTTCTTTGCGGCATTCGCACTCGTTTGGGTGCAGGCAGATAACATTGGGGCTTTCATCCGTGGCTTCTTTGATGGCGTTTATGATGCAGGTCATTAGTAAGAGCTAGTTCTTGCTGCCTCACCATTCATTCAAGCCGGCGCCACTTCGTGGCGCGGCTTAACTCAAGTGTTAGGCCGCTAAGACAAGGAATCGAGTCATATGGAAGAATCTCGCGCTGACGCAATCGCTCGAGCCATCCTGCAGCCAGACCTCAAGGCCCGAGAAGAACTCCGGCGCAAGAGGGCTAAAGAGGCGTCGTGGCTCGTTGAGAAGCGCAAGGTTGCTTGGCTGGCGCTCATTGGCTTCGCAGTCGGTGCCGCTGCTGCCATCTACGGTGGGGAACGCTTCACCAATGGCGCACTGTGGGGATCCTTGAGCGGTGGAGCTATTGGTTGGCTGTGGATCGGGTGGCGTAGCTGGCGGGGCGGGCCTAACAAGTCGTTCAAGTGGAACCCCGAAGTCCCATCTTCAGACAGAACTGTTCTTCCATTTCCGCCAATCTTTGGACTACTCGTCGGCGGTCGGCTTAAATACGGCGTTAGGTGCGTTACTGCACCGCAAGGAGGCATGGAGTGAAACTGACAGACTCGGAAATTCGCCACTTCAAGAATGTACTGTGGGGCACCCGCTTCTGGGCGTGGTTCCGCTGGGTTCTGTTGGGTGTTCTGGGCTACACCGCCGTCGCGCACTTCAGCGGCTGGAAACCGATGACCCGTCCTGACTGGCTGGTTGCCGGAGCGCTTTACATGCTTGTCGCTTGGCCAGGCCTGTGTCGAACCTACGTATTTCACACGCTTCGCCGCGTTGTGGCGGAGGACCCGGAGGCACGGGCACAGCTTGCTGCGGCTGGCGTTAAGGAGTTCGCGCCTGGCACACCAGCGGGGCGCGCCTGACAATCCGTTCAAACAGATGGGGCAGTTCCTGCCAAAGCGGGGTTGGGGCGTCGCAGGAAGTCCAACCTGTGTTATTAGGCCCTATCTCATCAACAAGGAACCGTTATGAAGAACCTGATTACCGTTGCTTTGCTCTGCATGTCGTCGGTTGTTGTCGCCAACCCCAGCGCCCCGGCTCAGGCTGACCTGTGGACCAACGCTCGCCCCGACGTGCAGGTTTCAGTTGTCCGCGGCAAGGCGATGGACACCTATGAGCTCTCCGCATCTATTTCTGATTTGCGTACGGGACAGGTGCTGTCGGAGCCAAAGCTCATCGCGACGCCAGGGAAACCAGCACAGGTCCAGGTTGGTGCGACCGGCGCCGATGGCATGATCAGCGTGGAGTTCACCGTGACCGTAGCCGACTCGGGAGACACGGCGACCTACTCGTCTCAGGTCAAAGACAACGGCGTTGCAATCAGCTCGCAAAGCTTCACGCTTGCGGTAACGCGTTGATTTCACTGTCAGGACAGGAGTCTTCAAACGCGCTGGCCAAGAAAGTGGTGCATGGCCGAGTCAATGACCGCCGTCACTCTGGATGGGTTCGACCGGCTGGGATCGCTGGCTGTAGCTGAAAGCCGATGCGCGAGTTAGACCTCGCATACGTGCACCAGAGATGCCGGCCGTTCCCATTGTTTTCGAATCGAGCGAGTCGGAACAACCGGCCGCTGCTCTGGACCTGCGTCTCCCAGAGCACCCGCTCCCTGCCGGACGACGACCGATGGAGCGCCGCAGTGCGCTCGCGGATCCCCATTTGAACCGCCTGAATCTGAGTTTCCAGGACCGCTCGGTCGGCGGAACGATGCAACGCATGGTCAGGCCGGAATCTGTAAAGATCTTCGCAACGCGCTGACGTCTGGCATCGGCGACGCCGCCGTGGTTGTGAACACCATGAAACAGCATGGATGTCGTGTTTAGCCCAAGCCATCAAACCGAGCTTGCGTGAGGCTGATCGGTTGCCGCTTGTTCCAGCCTGATGACAACTTGGTCACGATCGATCTGGTCTTATGCCGGCGCACCACGTCCGTCAGCCGCTTGCCATTCCGGCCAAGTTGGGTGCGTTGGATTGATCCCACCCCGGCGGCGCCACCGTCCAGATCGAGAGGTTCACGATGAAGATTCTTGCCCCCGCCGCCTTTGCGTCCGTTTTGCTGATGTCCGCGTGCGTGACGTCGCCACAGTCCCCGGCCGATTCCAGCGCGCAGAGCTACCGCTGCGAAAGTGGCCAGACGATTACCGCCAGCTACCCCACCACCGACTCGGCGACCGTGCAGTACAAGGGCAACAGCCACACCATGGCGATTGCCGTTTCCGCCAGCGGCGCACGCTACCTGGGCGGCGAGATGGAGTGGTGGACCAAGGGCTCCGGCACTGGGTCGGAAGGCACGCTGTTCCGGCACATGCCCGACAACACCACCGGCGAGGTCATCGAGACCTGCACCGCCATCTGATCCAGACCGGGTTCAGCCTCCCAACACGCCCGGGTTCATCAGGCCCTTAGGGTCGAGTTGCTGCTTGATCGCATCGAGCATCGCCAGCGCCGCCGGGTCGCGCCCTTCGCGGTAGGTGTAGAACTTGCCGATCTGGAAGCTCGCCGCGCCGTGCGCACGCATGGTGTCGGCGATCTTGCGCTTGAGTGCGTCAGTGGCGGTGCGCGCCGGCAGGTTCTCGCCGGGGCAGCCGATCCTGGCGCGATGATCCGCATCCACGGTGCGCACATGGAAGGCGTTGTGCGAGTCGGGCCAGTAGATGCACGGCTCGATCAGCGTCGCCTGCGCGCCGACGGTTGTCATCAGGGTGCCGATGAACAGGCCGTGCTCGTCCATTACCGCCTTCTCGGAGGCAAACAGGTCCTGCAGGGCGTTGAACAGCTCGGTGCTGCGCGAGTGCGGCACGATGCCGTGGATCGGCGCCCAGCGCTCGCCGGCTGAGCCGAGCATCGCGTTCTTGGCCGCGAACGGGTTGGCCGCCATCACCTTGGGTACGCTGTTCTCGACCTCCGTGCCGAATGCCGCCACCGCCTTGCGGGCCGCCGCGACGCGCGCGTTGATCTCCCCCTCCGAGTCGGCCTCCAGGGTGATGTGCAGGGTGAACAGTTCCGGGTCGAGGAAGTCGCGGCCCTTGGTCACCAGCTTCAGGCCCTGCATCAGGCCGCCCTTCTTGATCACGTTGCCGAGGCTTTTGACATCGCTGCTGAGGCTGGCGCGGCGCATGCGGATCTGCGACAGGCTGGGATCGAAGGCGGCAATCTCCGAGGCCAGGCCGGCGCGGGCCAGTGCGCCCATCGCGTCCATCAACTGGTCGGCGCGCTCGAACTGCCACGACAGGTAATCGATGTGCGAATGCCTGGGCAGCAGGCGCAGGCTGGCGCGAACCTTGATGCCGAGCAGGCCGCAGTCGCCGAGGAAGACGCCGGTCAGGTCGGGGCCGTGCCAGCGGAAAAACGGCGTCGCATTGCCCGAGGCGGCCGAGCCGGTGCGCAGGATGTCGCCGTTGGCGGTGACCACCTCCAGTCCCAGCACGGAGTCGGCCGATGAACCGTAGCGGGCGGAGCCGTGGAACACGCTGCCCTGTGACAGCGCCCCGCCGACGGTCGCGTGCGAGCCCGACATGGGGCCGAAGTACGGAGTGCGCACGCCCTTGGCCTGCAACGCCTGCTGCAGGGCTTCCCAGGTGACGCCCGCCTCGACCACCACGTAGGCGTCGCGGACGTTGATTTCAACCACCTTGTCGAGGCCACCGGTGTCGATCAGCACCGTGGGCTGGCGGGTTGCGAGGTAGCCGCCGGTGTAGCTCATGCCGCCGCCGCGGGCGATCAGGGTGATGCCGGCCGCCGTCAGCTGGGCCACAGCGGCCGCGAGCTGATCCGCGTCGGTCGGGCGCAGGACGGCCAGCAGCGGCTCGCCCTGGGAGTAGACGTCGGTGCCGAAGTACTCGAGCTCGGCCGGGTCGGTGATGACGGCGTTGCCCCAGCGGGTCTTCAGGTCGGCGATGACGTGATCGGGGGAGAGCGTGCTGCTCATGCGGAAGTCCTCGGAAGTCGTTGCGCCGTTCCGTGCCCTGCGCCTCGGGCGGCGGGCGGGTCGGGAACGGGTGTCAGGGATGGGTTGGGGATGTGGCGGATTGTTCGCCCAGCAATGCGGCGGCGCGGCCGAGATAGTCGTCGGTGCTGGCGGAACTGCCGGCTGCCAGCGGCACACCCAGCGCGCCCAGGCGGGCCGCGAGACCGGGTGAGGCGGCCTCGCGGAACATCGGCTTGCAGCGCTCGCCCAGACGCAGCAACTCGACCACGTTGTCATTGACCTGGGCCGGTGTCGGAGCGGCGACGGGGCGACGGGCGGCTGCGGAAGGTTTCAACCAGGGCCACATCAGGTGGCGTTCGCGCTCCCACTGCCAGGTCTCGTCGAGGTGGCCACCGGCGCGCAACAGCTGCGGGTCGGGCAGTTGCGCCAGCAGGGTCGCGGTCTCATCGCCCTCCAGCAGCCACGGCCGGTGCAGCACGACCCGCTGCAGGCGCTCGCCCAGTGCCGCCGCCAGCGCCGGTACGTAGCCTGCGGCCGCGCCGTGACTCTCGATGGTGACCGGCAGTTGGCCCGGAACCGACCCCAGCGTCGCGAGGATCGCGCTCACCATTGTTCCGGCGTCCAGGTCAGCATCGATCTCGGACGAGCCGCCGTGTCCCGGGAGGTCCGGTGCGACCACCGCTGCCGTGCCGGCCACCGCCAGGTCGGCGGGCGCCAACGGCCGCTCTCCCGGCGCATGCAGCACCAGCCGCAGCGAGTCCGCGCCGTCGTGGGACCACAACGCGATGTCGCCCACCGCGCAGGCGACAATGCGGTGCGACCAGCCGGTGCCGTCAGGACCACCGGAAGGATCACGACCCGCATCCCCACCCGCGCAGTGCGGCGAACGCTCCGCCCCGGCAGCGATCAGTTCGACCGATGCTTCGTCGGCCAGCTTGTCCGCGAGCAACGCATCCATGCGCGCGTGCATGCCCGCGATGCCGTCCTCCTCGACCACTGCCTGCACGTTCGCTGGCAGTTCCGGCAGGCGCGGCAGGTGGGCCAGCAGAGGATCGCCGCGGCGGAAGACCAGCAGCGACGGCGGCTGCAGGGTCGACAGGAATCCGTGCTCGATGTGGCGGAACGCGGCGCCATAGCCGGCCCGGTAGGCATCGCCGACCTCCAGCACGTCCATCACCGCCTCATGAGTGCTCTGGGTGGTGTGCGGATCGATCGCCATCGCCGCTTCGGCGCGGTCGTCGTACCACGGGAAGAAGTATTTCTGCTCGCGCATCCGCGACCACAGCCAGCGCAGGTGCGAGCCGTCCCACGCGGGCACGAACGGAGGCAGGTAGCGGTCGCCGTAGATCGCGCTCTCCGCCGGGGTGAAGGCCGCGTAGCCATCCACCACCAGCGCGGTCACCCGCTCCGGACAGGCGGCCGCGACCTGGGCGGCGACCAGCCCGCCGGTGTGCATGCCAAACACCGCGAACCGGTCGATGCCCGATGCGTCCAGTACCGCGACGGTGGCCTCCGCCAAGTCGGCAATGGAGGGCTCGGCGATGTCGAGCGGGTCCGAGTAGCCAAAACCCGGCGTGTCCGGCGCGATCACGGTATAGCGGTCGGCGAAGCGCGCAATCATGTCCAGCCACATCCGCGAGTTCTGCGGCGACTGGTGCAGCAGGACCAGCACCGGCCCCTGCCCGGCATGACGCAGATGCACATGACGCTGGCCGATGCGGACGAAGCGACGGTGGATACACACGCTCATTCAGGCAACCTCACCAGTGATTTGCCCAGGTTCCGGCCCGACATCATCGCGATGAAGGCCGCCGGAGCGGAAGCGAGGCCGTCGCTGACCGACTCGCGATACTGCACGCTGCCGTCGCGCACCAGTGGTGCGACCTCATTGGTGAATTCGTCGAACCGGTCGAGATGGTCGAACACCACCAAGCCCTGCAGCGTGGCGCGGGCCGCGATCACCGGGCCCAGGTTTGGACCTGGCGGGCGCTCGCCCTGGTTGTACTGCGAACTCAGGCCGCACAGCACCGCGCGCGCGCGCGGCCGCAGCAGCGACAGCGCCGCTTCGAGCACCGGCCCGCCGACGTTGTCGAAGTAAACATCGATGCCATCCGGACACGCCGCGCGCAGGTCCTCGACGAAGCTCGGGCTGAGGTGGCTGACGCATTCGTCAAACCCGAAGGCCTCGCGCGCGACCGTGCATTTCGCCTCCAGCCCGGCGATGCCGACGGTGCGGCAACCCGCGCGCCGTGCCAGTTGCCCGGCCACGCTGCCGACCGCGCCGGCTGCGGTGGAGACCAGCACCGTTTCGCCGCGCTGCGGACGGGCGATCGTCTTCAATCCGGCCCATGCCGTCAGGCCGGGAATCCCCAGCACGCCCAGCGCGGTGGAGGGCGGCGCCAGATCCGGATCGACCCTGCGCAGTGCGTCCTGCGGCGCCACCGCGACGTCGCACCAGCCGGTATCACCGACTACCCAGTCGCCGACGGCCAGGCGGTCGGCATTGCTCTGCACCACTTGTCCCACCGCGCCACCGGGAACCACCGCGCCCAGTTCGGGCCGCGTGATCGCGTAGCGTCCGCCCAGCAACGGGCGCAGATACGGGTCCAGCGACAGCCAGTGGTTGCGCACCACGACCTCGCCGGCACCGGGCGCATCCAGCGTGCGCCGATCCAGGCCGAAGTCGCGCTCGCGCGGCATGCCGTCGGGGTAGCGCAGCACCTGCACGACCTGTCGCGTCGGGGGTATCGCCATCCATCACTCCTGATCGTTCCGCTGCCGGTTCCCAAGGTGCATGCGGTTCTTTGCGGCCTGGAAAGTCCTGCCAACGCGGTGAACAGGGCCGAAAACCGCGCGCGTTGATTGTCCGGACATTTACCAAGATACTCGGATTGACTTCACTCGCCAACGGTGTTTTCAGGATGGTCCACAACCTCCGGTACCAACCCGACCCGCGCCCGGCCTTGATCGCAGGGTTCCTGATGTTGGCGGCGGCGTTGCCAGCTTGCGCCAGCTTGACCGATCGCCCTGTCGCCGGCGGCAGTGATGAGCTGGCGCCGGTGGTGCACACCGCCCAGGGCGATGTGCGCGGATTTGTCGACGAGGGCATCGCCGTATTCCGCGGCATCCCGTTCGCCGCGGACGTGAGTGGCGAAGGACGCTGGCGACCACCCGGCCCCGCGCCGGAATGGCAAGGCGTGCGCGACGGCACCCGGCACGGCGCAATCTGCCCGCAGTCCACCGAGAAGCGCAATGGCGCCGTCGCCCCGTGGCTGGCGGAGTTCGAGATGGCCGAGGACTGCCTCAACCTCAGTGTCTACAGCCCGCAACTCAAGGCCGGAAGCAAGGTTCCGGTGATCATGTGGATCCATGGCGGCTTTGCCCGCATCGGCACAGGCTCGCGGCACGACGGCAAGGCTTTGGCCAAGCGGGACGCGGTGGTGGTCACCATCAACTACCGGCTCGACAGCCTGGGGCTGTTTGCCCACCCCGCGCTCACCGCGCGCCAGACCGACGAGCCGCTGGCCAACTACGGCCTCATGGACATGGCGGCCGCGCTGCGCTGGGTGCAGGACAACATCGACGCATTCGGCGGCGATCCCGGCAACGTCACCATCGCCGGCCAGTCCTCCGGCGGAGTGGCCGTGACCGCGCTGATGACCTCGCCGATGACCCGCGGCCTGTACCACCGCGCCATCGCCCAGAGCGGCGCGATGGCCAACCTGGAACAGGCCCGCCGGGTCTCGGTCGACCAGCCCGGATCGCCCTCGCTGGAGAAGGATGGCGAGGCGTTGGCGACCGCGTTGGGCGTCGATCCCGGCGGAGACGTCCCGGCGAGGCTGCGCGCGTTGCCGTGGCAGAAAATCATCGCCTACTCCGAAACCCGCCCCGCAGGCGCGATGGTGCCCGTCACCGATGGCCGGTTCCTGCCCGGCAACGTCGACCGCACCTTCGCCCGCGGCGAGCAGAACCCAACCCCGCTGATGATCGGCACCACCGATTGGGAGCAGAGCCTGGTCGCCAACTTCAATATTCCGTTGGCCGCGATCCTGCGTGGCACATCCGCCGACGAAGCGCGCAGCGCCTACCCCGCACTGGATGACAAGCCGCTGGTGGAGGAATGGTTCGCCGATACCGGCTTCCACGCCCCGGCCCGCTTCCTGGCGCGCCAGGTGGCGGCCCACGGCGGCAAAGCCTTTGTCTACCGTTTCAGCCACCTTCCCGCCGACAAGCGCGGCAGCGTGCCCGGCGCGGCGCACAGCGATGACGTGCCCTACCTGTTCGAACCCGTTGGCCTGCCCAGCGTGACCGTCGACGCAACCGGCAAGGAGCTGTCGCGGATCATGACCGGCTACTGGACCAACTTCGCCCGCAAAGGGGACCCCAACGGACCGGGACTGCCTCGTTGGGCCGCGGTCGGCACGGATGACCTGGAGCTGATGGATCTGGACGTGCCCCCGGCGATGCAGACCGACCCGCGCTCGAACCAGATCCAGTACCACCTGCAGCGCTACCAGACGGCGCTCGAGGCGATGCGGCCTTAGTGCTTGATTCCACGGCGGAGAGCCGCCCCTACTTGTCTGGCCGGCAACGCTTTATACTGCCCCGCGGCCGCTTGATTGCGGATTTTCGTTGGACGTCGACGCGCGCCCCATCGCGGGGAGCGCCCAAAAGGTGGGACCGTGCGCAATTACGACCTTGATTTCCTGAAAAGATTCTCGCTGGTGATCGGCTTCCTGATCCTGCTCAGCCTTGGCCTGGTGGTCGGCTCACGCATCATCAGCAACTCGCTTCCCTACGACGAGCCGGACAATTTCGCGCAACGCACCGTGGAGCGCATCGCGCCCGTCGGCGGCGTGTACGCTGGCAGCACCGGTGCGGCCGCAGCAGCAGCGGCGGCATCCGCGGCGCTCGCTTCGGCATCGGCGCAGGTCGCCTACGGCGGCACGCTGGATGGCTCGGTGATCTTTGATGGCCTGTGCGCGGGTTGCCACGGTTCCGGCGCCGGCGGTGCACCGACCATGGATCAGGCGCACTGGTCGGCACGCATCGCCCAGGGCATGGACACCCTGCACAAGCACGCCATCGAGGGTTACACCGGCAGCGCCGGCCTGATGCCGGCCAAGGGCGGCAATCCGGCCCTGACCGACGAGCAGGTCATCGCCACGGTCGACTGGATGGTCGAGAACCTCAAGTAACGGTCGACCGGTCTGCCGGTCCGCTGACAGAGCCGCCCTTGGGCGGCTTTGTCGTTTCCGGGTTCCGTCCGTTGGCAAGGCTTATCATGGGCCGATGGACAAGCCTGCATTTCCCAACGATCCGGAATTCCGCTCCGGCAAGCCGGTCGACGTCACCCTGCACGGCCCGGCCGGAGATCTCGAAGCCATCGTGGAAGCGCCCGAGGCCGACGTCGACCCGCGCCCGGTGGTGATGGTGATCTGCCACCCCCTCCCCACCGAGGGCGGCACCATGCACAACAAGGTGGTCACCATGACCGCACGTGGCCTGCACCAGTCCGGCGCCACCACGGTTCGCTTCAACTTCCGTGGCGTGGGCGGGTCTGAGGGCCGCTTTGACAACGGTGACGGCGAAGCCGATGACCTCCGGGCCGTCATCGCCTGGGTACGCGGGCAGCGCCCCGACCTCCAGCTCTGGCTGGGGGGTTTCAGTTTCGGCTCCTACGTCGCCTTCCAGGTCGCCAGCGAGGTCGATGCCGGCCTGCTGCTCATGATCGCCCCGCCCGCAGGCCGCCGCGGCTACCGCTTCGACAGCATCCCGGCCTTCGACGGCCCCTGGGTGGTGATCCAGGGCGAGACGGACGATGTCGTGGATCCCGAAAAGGTTTATGAGTGGGCAGACGGCTTCGATCAGCCGCCCGAGCTGGTCCGCATCCCCGATGCCAGCCACTTCTTCCACCGCAAGCTGATCGACCTGCGCGGCGCGGTGAAGCACGGGATCCGTCCCTACCTGCCAGCGGCGAAGCCTGCCGCCGATGCTTGACCCCGTCGTGACCGCGGACGCCGGCGCCCTGCCCGGCGTGCGCTACCGCGCCGGCGTTGCACGTGGCGACTGGGATGCCGATCCCGCCCAGTTGCCGGCACTGGCCGAGCTGGACCGCATCCACGCGGCGCTGCTGGAGCCGCCCTCGCGCGGCCTGCTGCAGCGCCTGCGCAAGCAGCCGCCGGCGGCCGTGCCCGGGCTGTACCTGTGGGGCGGCGTCGGCCGCGGCAAGACCTTCCTGGTCGACCTGTTCTACGACGGCCTGCCGATCCAGGCCAAGCACCGCACCCACTTCCACCGGTTCATGCGCGACGTGCACGCACGCCTGCGCGAGCACGCCGGCGAGCGCGATCCGCTGGCCTCCATCGCCCATGCCGCCGGGCGCCGCTGGCGGGTGCTGGTGCTGGACGAGTTCTTCGTCACCGACATCGGCGATGCGATGCTGCTGGGCCGGTTCATGGAGCAGTTGTTCGCCAACGGGGTGGCCCTGGTGACGACCTCCAATACCGCCCCGCAAAACCTGTTCAAGGACGGGTTGCAGCGCGAGAGCTTCCTGCCGGCGATCGCCCAGATCCAGCAGCATTGCCACATTCTGGAGCTGGTCAGCGACCAGGATTACCGCCTGCGCGCATTGACCCGCTCGCCGGTGTACCGCGCGCCGCTGGATGCCGCGGCCGACGAGTGGCTGGCGACGCGCTGGAAGCAGATCATCGCCGACGCGCCGCGCGAGGACGGTCCGCTGCATATCGAAGGCCGCGACATCCCGGTGCGCGGCATCGCCGGCGGCCACATCTGGTTCGACTTCGACGCCCTGTGCGATGGCCCGCGCGCCACCGGCGACTACATCGAGATCGCGACCCGGTTCCACACCGTGCTGGTCGGCGGTGTCCCGGTATTCGATGGCAGCAACGACGATCCCGGCCGCCGCTTCGTCAACCTGATCGACGAGCTCTACGACCGCAACGTCAACCTGGTCTGCACCGCCGATGCCGACCCGGTCGGCCTGTACACCGGCCACCGCCTGGCCGGTCCGTTCGAGCGCACCACCTCGCGCCTGATCGAGATGCGCTCCACCGAGTA
The genomic region above belongs to Lysobacter avium and contains:
- a CDS encoding NADP-dependent oxidoreductase, with the translated sequence MAIPPTRQVVQVLRYPDGMPRERDFGLDRRTLDAPGAGEVVVRNHWLSLDPYLRPLLGGRYAITRPELGAVVPGGAVGQVVQSNADRLAVGDWVVGDTGWCDVAVAPQDALRRVDPDLAPPSTALGVLGIPGLTAWAGLKTIARPQRGETVLVSTAAGAVGSVAGQLARRAGCRTVGIAGLEAKCTVAREAFGFDECVSHLSPSFVEDLRAACPDGIDVYFDNVGGPVLEAALSLLRPRARAVLCGLSSQYNQGERPPGPNLGPVIAARATLQGLVVFDHLDRFDEFTNEVAPLVRDGSVQYRESVSDGLASAPAAFIAMMSGRNLGKSLVRLPE
- a CDS encoding alpha/beta hydrolase, which codes for MSVCIHRRFVRIGQRHVHLRHAGQGPVLVLLHQSPQNSRMWLDMIARFADRYTVIAPDTPGFGYSDPLDIAEPSIADLAEATVAVLDASGIDRFAVFGMHTGGLVAAQVAAACPERVTALVVDGYAAFTPAESAIYGDRYLPPFVPAWDGSHLRWLWSRMREQKYFFPWYDDRAEAAMAIDPHTTQSTHEAVMDVLEVGDAYRAGYGAAFRHIEHGFLSTLQPPSLLVFRRGDPLLAHLPRLPELPANVQAVVEEDGIAGMHARMDALLADKLADEASVELIAAGAERSPHCAGGDAGRDPSGGPDGTGWSHRIVACAVGDIALWSHDGADSLRLVLHAPGERPLAPADLAVAGTAAVVAPDLPGHGGSSEIDADLDAGTMVSAILATLGSVPGQLPVTIESHGAAAGYVPALAAALGERLQRVVLHRPWLLEGDETATLLAQLPDPQLLRAGGHLDETWQWERERHLMWPWLKPSAAARRPVAAPTPAQVNDNVVELLRLGERCKPMFREAASPGLAARLGALGVPLAAGSSASTDDYLGRAAALLGEQSATSPTHP
- a CDS encoding cupin domain-containing protein; protein product: MKGFVQDIESIAVKNDEFRQVLYTAKNCQLVIMALKPNEEIGAEVHTLDQFFRVEEGAGEAILDGVRTAIKAGFGIIVPAGANHNIINTGNAPLKLYTIYAPPNHRDGVIHHTREDAEADNEHFDGKTTE
- a CDS encoding exonuclease domain-containing protein; the protein is MRFLVVDCETTGLEDVDEPITIGAILCDFSASRDGEVIETYYSEQQPSRPISIQAMATHGIYDEDLAGKAFDLARFNQLVESADVIIAHNARFDARMLFKVSPQIIGKNWRCTFNQITYPSELNRESLDYLCLQCKVERRNPHNALNDCESLLGVLNTRLGKTKRSNTHLGRVLAEPEWRVFSRRNPMLRLESTDGIVFSEINEPRILECAETSPIQLWTKDHLDFVVGYFRYGHYHGRQGELFRFRKVDNPHIACATDEALDYMVKKFTDASVIIGPSG
- a CDS encoding MliC family protein, with amino-acid sequence MKILAPAAFASVLLMSACVTSPQSPADSSAQSYRCESGQTITASYPTTDSATVQYKGNSHTMAIAVSASGARYLGGEMEWWTKGSGTGSEGTLFRHMPDNTTGEVIETCTAI
- a CDS encoding FAD-binding oxidoreductase — protein: MSSTLSPDHVIADLKTRWGNAVITDPAELEYFGTDVYSQGEPLLAVLRPTDADQLAAAVAQLTAAGITLIARGGGMSYTGGYLATRQPTVLIDTGGLDKVVEINVRDAYVVVEAGVTWEALQQALQAKGVRTPYFGPMSGSHATVGGALSQGSVFHGSARYGSSADSVLGLEVVTANGDILRTGSAASGNATPFFRWHGPDLTGVFLGDCGLLGIKVRASLRLLPRHSHIDYLSWQFERADQLMDAMGALARAGLASEIAAFDPSLSQIRMRRASLSSDVKSLGNVIKKGGLMQGLKLVTKGRDFLDPELFTLHITLEADSEGEINARVAAARKAVAAFGTEVENSVPKVMAANPFAAKNAMLGSAGERWAPIHGIVPHSRSTELFNALQDLFASEKAVMDEHGLFIGTLMTTVGAQATLIEPCIYWPDSHNAFHVRTVDADHRARIGCPGENLPARTATDALKRKIADTMRAHGAASFQIGKFYTYREGRDPAALAMLDAIKQQLDPKGLMNPGVLGG